The Natronoglycomyces albus genome has a segment encoding these proteins:
- a CDS encoding GNAT family N-acetyltransferase: MPLKQLTPANLSTQDLQDWCSVLNEMTSTDMPNEPRWQPERLRDYLAENMADEYRQAFIYRDESSGDMLGHANLLIFGGKHRDTGVLELFTRPSARGKGVGKALLQAVAECAKQRECENLAVEVIATTPAVGFYDQLGFRRDVVEQRHLLRWDEVDWDKVQEAAGRVAAGYRLEYYSESLPEELLEPYAQLKAYLRGSAEPIALTTDRRGSTDVDRLRDSLQTLRRRGMRSHVMVAISEPYEKVVGLTELVVSEQRPTRADQYDTVVAPEHKSYGLALTMKARLLTELRGAEPQLVDVQTWTAEDARDIKWVNSQLGFVHDVDWYEYETSVEDLLHNLAQ; the protein is encoded by the coding sequence ATGCCCCTGAAGCAGCTGACCCCCGCCAACCTGTCAACGCAGGATCTGCAGGATTGGTGCTCCGTCCTCAACGAGATGACCAGCACCGACATGCCGAACGAACCACGTTGGCAGCCCGAACGGCTGCGCGACTATCTGGCCGAGAACATGGCGGACGAATACCGGCAGGCCTTCATTTACCGCGATGAGTCCTCAGGCGACATGCTCGGGCACGCCAACCTGTTGATCTTTGGCGGAAAGCACCGTGACACAGGAGTTCTGGAACTATTCACGCGCCCGTCCGCTCGCGGCAAAGGGGTCGGCAAAGCACTGCTACAGGCGGTAGCCGAATGCGCAAAACAACGAGAATGCGAGAACTTGGCCGTCGAGGTCATCGCCACGACACCGGCAGTGGGCTTCTATGACCAACTGGGGTTCAGGCGTGACGTAGTCGAACAACGGCACTTGTTGCGCTGGGACGAAGTCGACTGGGACAAGGTGCAAGAAGCTGCCGGACGAGTCGCGGCCGGTTATCGACTGGAATATTACTCGGAATCACTACCCGAGGAGCTACTAGAGCCTTACGCGCAATTGAAGGCGTACTTGCGCGGGTCGGCCGAACCGATCGCCCTGACGACCGACCGACGCGGGTCGACCGACGTCGATCGCCTCCGCGACTCGCTGCAAACGCTACGACGGCGCGGAATGCGCTCACACGTCATGGTCGCGATCTCAGAACCCTACGAAAAGGTCGTGGGATTGACTGAACTGGTCGTCAGCGAACAACGGCCCACTCGCGCCGACCAATACGACACAGTGGTCGCCCCTGAGCACAAGTCCTATGGACTAGCTCTGACAATGAAGGCCCGCCTGCTCACCGAACTGCGGGGAGCCGAACCACAGCTAGTAGACGTGCAGACGTGGACCGCCGAAGACGCCCGCGACATCAAATGGGTCAATAGCCAGTTGGGATTCGTGCACGACGTGGACTGGTATGAATACGAAACCTCTGTAGAGGACCTGTTGCACAACCTGGCCCAGTAA
- the folE gene encoding GTP cyclohydrolase I FolE, which produces MSVDDTPREDGDSPLDALAARLVDGRINGGPIGDSVDLKRIEEAVREILIAVGENPDREGLQRTPGRVARAYAELFAGLRVDPAQVMKSSFAEDHNELVLVRDIEVQSFCEHHLLPFLGVAHVGYIPGADGRVAGLSKLARLVEVYARRPQVQERLTSQIADQLQDSLKASGVIVVVECEHTCMSMRGIRKPGAKTVTSAVRGTLQADARTRAEAMSLIHGS; this is translated from the coding sequence ATGAGCGTCGACGACACCCCAAGAGAAGACGGCGATTCTCCTTTGGATGCCCTAGCGGCTCGTCTGGTGGATGGTCGTATCAATGGCGGACCTATTGGTGACTCCGTTGACCTTAAGCGTATTGAGGAGGCTGTGCGCGAGATCCTCATCGCGGTGGGGGAGAACCCCGACCGTGAGGGGCTACAGCGCACGCCGGGGCGGGTGGCACGGGCTTATGCCGAGTTGTTCGCCGGGCTGCGGGTGGACCCGGCGCAGGTTATGAAGTCGTCTTTCGCCGAGGACCACAACGAGTTGGTGCTGGTTCGAGACATTGAGGTCCAAAGCTTTTGTGAGCATCATTTGCTGCCGTTTTTGGGTGTGGCTCATGTGGGCTACATTCCGGGCGCGGACGGTCGAGTGGCGGGTTTGTCGAAGCTGGCGCGCCTGGTGGAGGTCTATGCGCGACGTCCGCAGGTGCAGGAGAGACTCACGTCGCAAATTGCCGACCAGCTGCAGGATTCGCTGAAGGCCAGCGGCGTGATCGTCGTGGTCGAGTGCGAGCACACGTGTATGTCGATGCGTGGCATCCGCAAGCCAGGGGCCAAGACGGTCACTTCGGCTGTGCGCGGGACGCTCCAGGCTGACGCGCGGACCCGCGCGGAGGCGATGAGCCTGATCCACGGCTCCTAG
- the ftsH gene encoding ATP-dependent zinc metalloprotease FtsH codes for MSDTGKTTDRKRFFRRPLVWIVLIALAAVLIGTLFSGGSDYRGVSTSEVLTEIDNNNVASANVLDKEQLVQLELSGGSKIEAYLPADLIGDAARDLEASNTEFNTEVNETSLFVSFLISLLPIAIIVLLLIFFMTQMQGGGSRVLQFGKSKAKLLTKDTPKTTFEDVAGADEAIVELEEIKDFLQDPSKYQELGAKIPKGVLLFGPPGTGKTLLARAVAGEAGVPFYTISGSDFVEMFVGVGASRVRDLFTQAKENAPAIVFVDEIDAVGRHRGAGMGGGHDEREQTLNQLLVEMDGFDTKGGVILIAATNRPDILDPALLRPGRFDRQIPVDAPDMEGRKAILQVHAKGKPFRPDVDLETIARRTPGFSGADLQNVINEAALLTARHNEKVITNESLEESIDRVTAGPERKGRVMGDDEKKVTAYHEGGHALVALALPHASPVHKLTILPRGRSLGHTLVLPTEDKYTQTRSEMIDTLAYALGGRAAEELVYHDPTTGAQNDIEKATKMARAMVTEFGMSTKLGAVKYGSSSSEPFLGRDYSSQRDYSDEVAATIDSEVRALIETAHDEAYEILTHYRDVLDEMVVELLEKETLNREDLERIAARVEKRPPMSPYKLTTHRKLSDLPPVEYVNGDSEEPAPSSAGNNGSRPPAESDVKPGPSNYPSASETGTGEVRKDDSREE; via the coding sequence GTGTCCGACACCGGTAAAACCACGGACCGTAAGCGCTTCTTCCGTAGGCCGCTGGTGTGGATCGTGCTCATCGCCCTGGCTGCTGTGCTTATCGGCACGCTCTTTTCGGGCGGAAGCGACTACCGGGGGGTATCCACCTCCGAAGTCCTCACCGAGATTGACAACAACAACGTTGCCAGCGCCAACGTTCTCGACAAGGAACAGCTGGTTCAGCTGGAACTTTCCGGCGGCTCGAAGATTGAGGCGTATTTGCCCGCCGATCTGATTGGGGACGCCGCCCGCGACCTAGAGGCTTCCAATACCGAGTTCAACACCGAGGTCAATGAGACTTCGCTGTTTGTGTCATTCCTGATCAGCCTGCTGCCCATCGCCATCATCGTGTTGTTGCTGATCTTCTTCATGACGCAGATGCAAGGCGGCGGCTCGCGGGTCCTCCAGTTTGGCAAGTCCAAGGCCAAGCTCCTGACGAAAGACACCCCGAAGACGACGTTCGAGGATGTGGCCGGGGCCGACGAGGCGATCGTCGAACTCGAAGAGATCAAGGACTTCCTACAGGACCCCTCGAAGTACCAGGAGTTGGGCGCGAAGATCCCCAAGGGTGTCTTGTTGTTTGGCCCGCCCGGTACCGGTAAGACATTGCTGGCCCGTGCTGTCGCCGGTGAGGCTGGTGTCCCCTTCTACACCATTTCCGGTTCCGACTTCGTCGAAATGTTCGTCGGTGTGGGTGCTTCGCGAGTGCGTGACCTGTTCACGCAGGCGAAGGAGAACGCGCCTGCGATCGTGTTTGTCGACGAGATTGACGCGGTGGGCCGTCACCGTGGAGCGGGTATGGGCGGTGGACACGATGAGCGTGAACAGACGTTGAATCAGCTTTTGGTGGAGATGGACGGTTTCGACACCAAGGGCGGCGTGATTCTTATCGCGGCCACGAACCGGCCCGACATTCTCGACCCGGCGCTGCTGCGTCCGGGGCGCTTCGATCGACAAATTCCCGTCGACGCCCCCGATATGGAGGGCCGTAAGGCGATTTTGCAGGTGCATGCCAAGGGCAAGCCGTTCCGCCCCGATGTTGACCTGGAGACCATCGCGCGTCGCACGCCTGGATTCTCGGGTGCTGACCTGCAAAACGTCATTAACGAGGCCGCGTTGCTGACCGCGCGCCATAACGAGAAGGTCATTACCAACGAAAGTTTGGAAGAATCCATCGACCGGGTGACGGCCGGGCCCGAACGCAAGGGCCGGGTCATGGGAGACGACGAGAAGAAGGTCACCGCCTACCACGAAGGTGGGCATGCGTTGGTGGCTTTGGCGTTGCCGCATGCCTCACCGGTACACAAGTTGACGATTCTTCCGCGTGGCCGTTCCCTGGGGCACACTCTGGTGTTGCCAACGGAGGACAAGTACACGCAGACTCGCTCGGAGATGATTGACACCTTGGCTTACGCCCTGGGCGGTCGCGCTGCTGAGGAGCTGGTCTACCACGACCCGACCACAGGTGCGCAAAATGACATCGAGAAGGCCACGAAGATGGCCCGCGCGATGGTGACCGAGTTCGGTATGTCGACCAAGCTGGGTGCGGTCAAGTACGGTTCGTCGAGTTCGGAGCCGTTCTTGGGTCGCGATTATTCGTCTCAACGTGACTATTCCGATGAGGTCGCCGCGACGATCGACTCCGAAGTGCGGGCGCTCATCGAGACGGCTCACGACGAGGCGTACGAGATTCTCACCCATTACCGGGACGTGCTTGACGAGATGGTGGTGGAGCTGCTCGAGAAGGAGACGCTGAACCGTGAGGACTTGGAACGTATCGCCGCTCGGGTTGAGAAGCGTCCGCCTATGTCGCCGTACAAGCTGACTACGCACCGCAAGCTGTCGGACCTGCCGCCGGTGGAGTACGTCAATGGTGACAGTGAGGAGCCCGCGCCCAGTTCTGCGGGCAACAACGGTTCTCGGCCCCCGGCTGAGTCGGATGTCAAACCTGGCCCGTCGAACTACCCTTCGGCGTCTGAGACCGGCACCGGCGAGGTGCGAAAAGACGACTCGCGGGAAGAGTGA
- the hpt gene encoding hypoxanthine phosphoribosyltransferase yields the protein MDANAWYADQIDRVIIDEAELAAKVKELAKEISADFADVDGVLLVGVFKGAVMFMADLARALTVPVEMEFMALSSYGNAATSSGTVRIMKDLDTDLKGKHVIVVEDIIDSGLTLSWLLKYLGSRSPESVSVVSMLRKPDAQKIDVPVRYLGFDIPNEFVVGYGLDFAERYRELPFIGVVKPEVYQK from the coding sequence ATGGATGCCAATGCCTGGTACGCCGACCAGATCGATCGCGTGATCATCGACGAGGCCGAACTGGCCGCAAAGGTGAAGGAGTTGGCCAAGGAGATCTCGGCGGACTTCGCCGACGTTGACGGGGTGCTCCTGGTTGGGGTGTTCAAAGGAGCGGTCATGTTCATGGCCGACCTGGCCCGCGCCCTGACCGTTCCTGTGGAGATGGAGTTCATGGCCCTGTCCTCATATGGGAACGCGGCCACCTCGTCGGGAACGGTGCGGATCATGAAGGATCTGGACACCGATCTCAAAGGTAAGCACGTCATTGTCGTGGAGGACATCATCGACTCCGGGCTGACGCTGTCGTGGTTGCTGAAGTACCTCGGTAGCCGGAGCCCTGAGTCGGTATCGGTGGTGTCGATGCTGCGTAAACCGGACGCTCAGAAAATCGACGTGCCCGTCCGTTATCTGGGTTTCGATATTCCCAACGAATTCGTCGTTGGCTACGGTCTGGACTTTGCCGAGCGCTATCGCGAGCTGCCCTTCATCGGCGTGGTGAAACCCGAGGTCTATCAGAAGTAG
- the tilS gene encoding tRNA lysidine(34) synthetase TilS, with amino-acid sequence MNAKSGRLPASVARLRNAVRASLADCAAGDLVLVACSGGPDSLALADAAVFVTGKLQMRLGLVTVDHQLQEGSDVRAKRVAEWAHEQGMDPVEVETVDVGRAGGPEAAARDARYAALTDSGRRHHAKAILLGHTRDDQAETVLLALARGAGPRGLAGMPAISGVYRRPLLDIPRADTVDACARSGLEAWEDPHNSDPRFRRSRLRGVMDTLTQTLGEGLVDNLARSARLIASDNSYLDEQAAAMVEKAVIVPFGLSVTVMEELPEALRTRVIHVWLREVGVPGGALAHKHVAAVDALITDWKGQGDAAMPGRIFVQRKGRHLLAVYAAEGLPKVG; translated from the coding sequence ATGAATGCTAAATCGGGACGACTCCCCGCCTCAGTGGCGAGGCTTCGCAATGCTGTCCGCGCGTCCCTGGCCGATTGCGCCGCTGGGGATCTGGTCTTGGTTGCCTGCTCGGGCGGGCCCGATTCGTTGGCTTTGGCCGACGCCGCCGTCTTTGTGACGGGGAAACTTCAGATGCGGCTTGGGCTGGTGACAGTCGACCATCAGTTGCAAGAGGGCTCAGACGTACGGGCCAAGCGGGTAGCTGAATGGGCGCATGAGCAGGGCATGGACCCGGTCGAAGTGGAGACGGTTGACGTGGGGCGTGCAGGTGGGCCGGAGGCGGCGGCGCGCGACGCTCGGTACGCGGCGCTCACCGACTCGGGACGCCGACACCATGCCAAGGCAATTCTCCTCGGGCATACCCGTGACGACCAGGCCGAGACGGTGCTGTTGGCGCTGGCTCGCGGGGCGGGGCCTCGGGGCTTGGCGGGGATGCCCGCCATTTCAGGGGTCTACCGACGTCCGCTGTTGGACATTCCCCGGGCGGATACGGTCGATGCTTGTGCGCGTAGTGGGCTGGAGGCGTGGGAGGACCCGCATAATTCTGATCCGCGTTTTCGCCGGTCGCGCCTGCGTGGGGTTATGGACACGTTGACACAGACGTTGGGGGAGGGCCTGGTTGATAACTTGGCCCGTTCGGCTCGGTTGATCGCATCGGACAACAGCTATCTCGACGAGCAGGCCGCGGCGATGGTGGAAAAGGCGGTGATTGTGCCTTTCGGGCTGTCGGTCACGGTCATGGAGGAGCTGCCGGAGGCGCTGCGGACGCGCGTGATTCATGTGTGGCTGCGGGAGGTCGGGGTTCCCGGCGGCGCGTTGGCGCATAAGCATGTGGCTGCGGTCGACGCTTTGATCACTGACTGGAAGGGCCAAGGGGACGCGGCCATGCCCGGAAGGATTTTTGTGCAGCGAAAGGGGCGGCACTTGCTGGCAGTCTATGCCGCTGAGGGCCTGCCTAAGGTGGGTTAA
- a CDS encoding zinc-dependent metalloprotease, protein MTEATTAIIPSRAAIPALDWNTALACARVLGRGGPSVPMATATAAVTELREVAAESVGMVSEYTRLECNPLVPIEVVDRYRWVEANVDGLSALLRRYEKPAEGGEGSNPITAASRLAGAQAGVVLSYVSSKVLGQLEPFATESGRLLLVAPNVVETERKLRLPTTDFRLWIAIHESTHLAQFSGVNWLRSHFLHLIDNFFAADDESDRSVSQMRRALATAADGVRGRNSSGTSLLQAVVTDEQRDALNQLQNLMTVLEGHAEATMDAVAQTHIRNLDLLRRRFDHRRHHPGPVQRLIRQLLGMDGKIQQYARGRAFVDHAIAEAGIDGFNRIWNTPDNLPTEDEIGRPQQWLQRINP, encoded by the coding sequence ATGACAGAAGCCACTACGGCAATTATTCCGTCGCGCGCGGCGATCCCGGCCCTCGATTGGAACACCGCGCTGGCGTGCGCGCGAGTGCTGGGGCGCGGCGGGCCGTCCGTGCCCATGGCCACGGCCACGGCCGCCGTCACCGAACTGCGAGAGGTCGCTGCGGAATCGGTCGGGATGGTCTCGGAGTACACACGCCTAGAGTGCAACCCATTGGTGCCCATAGAGGTGGTCGATCGATACCGGTGGGTTGAGGCCAATGTCGATGGCTTGTCGGCTCTGCTGCGACGTTACGAGAAACCAGCCGAGGGAGGCGAGGGCAGCAACCCGATCACGGCGGCTTCCCGTTTGGCCGGCGCGCAAGCTGGAGTCGTTTTGTCCTATGTGTCTTCAAAGGTGCTGGGGCAGTTGGAGCCATTCGCGACCGAATCGGGCCGTTTGTTGCTCGTGGCCCCAAACGTGGTGGAGACTGAACGCAAACTACGCCTTCCCACCACCGATTTCCGGCTGTGGATCGCCATTCATGAGTCGACCCACCTGGCCCAGTTCTCGGGTGTGAATTGGTTGCGTTCGCACTTTTTGCACCTCATCGACAACTTCTTCGCCGCTGACGATGAAAGCGATAGGTCGGTATCGCAGATGAGGCGGGCCTTGGCCACCGCCGCCGATGGCGTCCGCGGCCGCAATTCCAGCGGTACTTCCCTGTTGCAGGCGGTGGTTACCGATGAACAGCGTGATGCGCTCAACCAATTGCAAAATCTCATGACGGTGTTGGAAGGGCATGCCGAGGCCACGATGGATGCCGTCGCACAGACGCACATTCGCAACCTTGACCTGCTGCGCCGTCGATTCGACCACCGGCGACACCATCCGGGACCGGTTCAGCGCCTCATTAGGCAGCTGTTGGGCATGGATGGGAAAATTCAGCAATACGCGCGGGGTCGCGCCTTTGTCGACCACGCGATCGCGGAGGCCGGGATCGACGGATTCAACCGAATTTGGAACACGCCCGACAATCTTCCTACAGAGGATGAAATCGGTCGTCCGCAACAATGGTTGCAACGGATAAACCCGTGA
- the dacB gene encoding D-alanyl-D-alanine carboxypeptidase/D-alanyl-D-alanine endopeptidase, with translation MTTRDENSPQSGSNTPQDDSDQTTGEAAAESPTSEPQESQNSHSDPPAAGSDEPRADGAEAESDRGFSPPKIEFRSASSNADSATDSSASGVPAEADATAEDEVSPIQMEFSKAPTKTSDQSETEAPDTTSSEPQGPPPPRRQWPTHTGPAKGWPTPATPAKTQPAPPNQAPARPDPQPSPQPQPVPEPAPEPPTASSAEVEATPTSPSVTPAEPEATSPPDSEPSQAPAAEPAAQEPKRRSAIPVLASLGLVVIMVVALVGVWGFMHTQSPEQGSFRWQERAIPAEAAPVWANLSHEAPVPDPDLLEETLSPLLADPRMSGVLGFTVADALSGDVLLNLNGDEPLTPASSTKAVTTMAALAHLGPEYRIPTTVVAGEEEGTVVLIGGGDITLAVDDDEGFYPGAGTLSDLADQVLEALNGTEPSHLVYDLSLFTGDIQAPGTTNLDYAEGQTARMYPVMTNGGRSVFTPGDGSPTTRFDHPGEAAAEAFADLLGIEEIEEGTAAEGAEQLGVVHSAPMHRLLEHVMRMSDNVLADAVAFQVALATENEGSYPAVQRALTASLEDLGIDTAGLNIMDGSGLSRDTLISAEVFTRMLVLSIENPLFTPVLDTMPVAGYNGTLTNRFYTSPAVDAVGNAKAKTGALNEVSSLTGTVVTEEGRQLVFSLVLNERDWIFGAQEALDNVVGAMSGCGCS, from the coding sequence GTGACCACCCGTGATGAAAACAGCCCCCAGAGCGGGAGTAATACACCACAGGACGACTCTGACCAGACTACCGGGGAAGCAGCTGCCGAATCCCCAACCTCTGAGCCTCAAGAGTCACAGAATTCACATTCTGATCCCCCTGCGGCTGGCTCTGACGAGCCCCGAGCCGACGGAGCAGAAGCCGAATCCGACCGTGGGTTCTCGCCTCCCAAGATTGAGTTCAGGTCCGCGTCCTCCAACGCCGACTCCGCTACCGACAGCTCCGCCTCCGGTGTGCCCGCCGAAGCGGATGCGACAGCTGAGGACGAAGTCTCCCCAATACAGATGGAGTTTTCCAAGGCTCCAACCAAAACCTCCGACCAAAGCGAAACCGAGGCGCCGGATACGACCTCCTCCGAACCACAAGGCCCGCCGCCTCCTCGCCGGCAGTGGCCCACCCACACTGGGCCCGCAAAAGGGTGGCCCACCCCGGCCACCCCGGCAAAAACGCAACCGGCACCCCCAAACCAGGCACCCGCCCGCCCCGACCCGCAGCCATCCCCACAGCCACAGCCCGTACCGGAGCCCGCGCCAGAACCACCCACTGCGTCATCGGCAGAGGTAGAAGCTACGCCGACCTCTCCCAGCGTGACCCCTGCTGAACCGGAGGCAACCTCGCCTCCGGACAGCGAGCCATCCCAGGCACCGGCAGCCGAACCAGCCGCGCAAGAACCAAAAAGGCGCTCGGCCATACCGGTGCTGGCCTCCCTGGGGCTCGTTGTCATCATGGTCGTCGCGCTGGTGGGGGTGTGGGGATTCATGCACACCCAATCACCAGAACAGGGCTCTTTCAGATGGCAGGAACGAGCCATACCGGCCGAAGCGGCGCCGGTATGGGCGAACCTCAGCCACGAGGCCCCCGTACCGGACCCCGACCTACTGGAGGAGACACTGTCACCGTTGCTGGCAGATCCGCGCATGAGTGGGGTTCTCGGCTTCACCGTCGCCGATGCGCTCAGTGGCGATGTTCTGCTCAACCTCAACGGAGACGAGCCGCTCACTCCGGCTTCCTCCACCAAAGCTGTCACCACAATGGCTGCCCTGGCCCACCTCGGTCCCGAATATCGCATCCCCACCACTGTTGTCGCCGGGGAAGAAGAAGGCACCGTGGTGCTCATCGGCGGGGGCGACATCACGTTGGCCGTCGATGACGACGAGGGCTTCTACCCAGGAGCTGGCACGTTGTCCGACCTGGCCGACCAGGTCTTGGAAGCGCTCAATGGCACCGAGCCCTCTCATCTGGTGTACGACCTCAGCCTCTTTACCGGCGACATCCAAGCCCCCGGTACCACCAACCTGGACTACGCCGAGGGCCAGACGGCTCGCATGTACCCGGTGATGACAAATGGCGGGCGATCCGTCTTCACCCCCGGCGACGGCAGCCCGACGACGCGGTTCGATCACCCAGGAGAGGCGGCCGCCGAAGCGTTCGCCGATCTGCTGGGAATCGAAGAGATCGAAGAAGGAACCGCGGCTGAGGGGGCCGAACAGCTGGGCGTCGTCCATTCCGCGCCTATGCATCGCCTTCTTGAGCACGTCATGCGAATGTCAGACAACGTGCTTGCTGATGCCGTGGCGTTCCAGGTCGCTCTCGCTACCGAGAACGAGGGGAGCTACCCGGCCGTGCAGCGAGCCCTGACGGCCAGCCTCGAAGACCTCGGCATCGACACCGCCGGGCTAAACATCATGGATGGTTCGGGACTGTCGCGCGACACCCTGATCTCTGCGGAAGTCTTTACCCGCATGCTGGTGCTGTCGATTGAGAACCCGCTGTTCACACCCGTGTTGGACACCATGCCAGTCGCCGGATACAACGGCACTCTCACCAACCGCTTTTACACCAGCCCGGCCGTAGACGCCGTGGGAAACGCCAAAGCCAAGACCGGTGCGCTCAACGAGGTCTCGTCCCTGACGGGAACCGTCGTGACCGAGGAAGGACGTCAGTTGGTGTTCTCACTGGTGCTCAATGAACGGGATTGGATTTTCGGCGCCCAGGAAGCACTCGACAATGTCGTGGGGGCGATGTCCGGGTGCGGATGCTCCTAA
- a CDS encoding inorganic diphosphatase, producing the protein MEFDVTIEIPQGSRNKYEVDHESGRLRLDRTLFTATVYPADYGFIEDTLGQDGDPLDALVLVQPTFPGCLIKARAIGMFRMKDESGIDDKVLCVPADDPRQDRLQDIDDVAEFHRLEMQHFFTVYKDLEPGKSVEGATWVGREEAEAEVKRSFERAQEAGYTTRH; encoded by the coding sequence ATGGAGTTCGACGTCACCATTGAAATCCCCCAGGGGAGCCGTAACAAGTACGAAGTGGACCACGAATCGGGCCGCTTGCGTCTCGACCGGACCCTCTTCACCGCCACGGTATACCCGGCCGACTACGGGTTCATCGAAGACACCTTGGGTCAAGACGGCGACCCGCTCGACGCCCTAGTTCTGGTGCAGCCGACGTTCCCCGGCTGTTTGATCAAGGCGCGCGCGATCGGCATGTTCCGCATGAAGGACGAGTCTGGCATCGACGACAAGGTCCTGTGCGTACCCGCGGACGACCCGCGACAGGACCGTCTCCAGGACATCGACGACGTGGCCGAGTTCCACCGCCTGGAAATGCAGCACTTCTTCACCGTCTACAAGGACCTCGAGCCTGGCAAGAGCGTCGAAGGCGCGACCTGGGTGGGCCGAGAGGAAGCCGAAGCAGAAGTGAAGCGTTCCTTCGAGCGAGCCCAAGAGGCTGGCTATACCACGCGCCACTAA
- a CDS encoding YaaA family protein, with product MLILLPPSEGKAAAAADGPPVDLRQLCFAEELTDQRRKIVDALQVVSGLDGAESFLGITRKIGAEWLGPNQRLWESPTATAAQLYTGVLYENLQIATLPDTSGIYIFSAVWGVLRPEDRVPPYRMNMKAKLPGFMGTAGISRFWREGMSEVFDSAHAGELVLDMRSADYASTWKPGNRGISLQAYREENGKRKPITHMAKAIRGEVANLIVREGCQPQSAQELAEFLTGHGYQVELTEPADARKTWTMTIVIQG from the coding sequence ATGTTGATCTTGCTGCCTCCCTCCGAAGGAAAAGCCGCTGCGGCCGCCGATGGTCCGCCCGTGGATCTGCGCCAGTTGTGTTTTGCCGAAGAGCTCACCGACCAGCGCCGCAAGATCGTCGATGCGCTGCAAGTTGTCAGTGGGCTGGATGGCGCTGAAAGTTTCCTTGGCATTACCCGCAAGATCGGTGCCGAATGGCTGGGGCCGAATCAGCGCCTGTGGGAGTCGCCCACAGCCACTGCCGCGCAGCTGTACACCGGTGTGTTGTACGAGAACTTGCAGATTGCGACCCTGCCTGACACCAGCGGTATCTATATCTTCTCGGCCGTATGGGGCGTGCTGCGTCCTGAGGACCGGGTTCCGCCCTATCGCATGAATATGAAGGCGAAGCTCCCCGGTTTTATGGGCACAGCCGGAATTTCGCGTTTTTGGCGCGAGGGCATGAGCGAAGTGTTCGACAGCGCGCATGCGGGGGAACTAGTTCTCGATATGCGGTCGGCTGACTATGCCTCCACTTGGAAGCCGGGGAATCGGGGCATTTCTCTTCAGGCTTACCGCGAGGAGAACGGCAAACGAAAGCCCATTACCCACATGGCGAAGGCGATTCGGGGTGAAGTGGCCAACCTGATCGTGCGCGAAGGCTGTCAACCGCAGTCGGCGCAGGAACTGGCTGAGTTTTTGACTGGTCACGGCTACCAGGTGGAACTGACCGAACCCGCAGACGCGCGCAAGACCTGGACGATGACCATCGTCATTCAGGGGTGA